A region of the Fusobacteria bacterium ZRK30 genome:
TTATTTTCAGATACTCCCGGAGTTTTATTCCCCTTATCTTCTCCCCCGTCAATCTCTGACTGTAAGTATGAGTAAGATGTAGTTAAAGTTAATTTTTTCATGAATTTTTTTTCAGCCAATAACTCAAACCCAATTTTTTTATTTGGATCCTCATAGTTTACATTTGATCCATAGTAACCTCCTGATTTATCACTCGCATCAAGATAAATTTCATTTTCTACTCTTTTATAAAACAGTGAAGAACTAATATAAGTATCCCAAATATAATCCTTTACTCCAATTTCTAAATTTTGTCCTGTTTGAGGCTTAAAATTTTTATTCGGATTTGTATATGTTAATTCATCTGTTGCAGGAGTTCTAAAATCTGTACTCCAAGAAACAAATGTTGAACCTGTATCAGAATATTTATAATTTAAAGCTAATTCATGAGCATAGTTATTATAATTTTCATCCTCTGTAGTAATTCCATTATAATCAAATTCAGTATATTGATACCTTCCTCCTGCAATTAAGTCTAGTTTATTAGTGATACTATACGTATCATGAATAAATAAACCATAGCTTTCTTTTTTAGTCCAAGAAGAAGGAGGATTCCAATAAGCATTTTCTTCAAGTTTTCCACTAGAAATATCAAAACCAGTTATAAATTTATTTTTATCTGTATTATATTTTAATTTAAAATAATTCGAGATATTAGCTGTATCATTATCAAATCCATAAAAAGAATTATAATTTTTGATATAATAATTCATATTATTAGTTATTTCTAAATTATCCTTCTTATAATTATATCCTAAATCAAATCTATGAGTTTCATTTTTCCCCCAGTCATCAGATGAATTTGTTTGTTTTGGATTTTCTTTTACCTCATCTTCATTTAACGACCCAGGAAATCCCATATAATCCTTATGATAGTCATATTTTAATGTTAAAGAATTGGCATCATTTATCTGATATTTTGTTCCTATCATTACATCATCAGATTTTAAGAATCCATTTTCCCTGTATCCGTCTGTATTTTTTCTAGCAGCATTTCCAAAAATTTTAAACTTTCCTGCTGTAGTTCCAAATCCAAAACCTGAATCTAGTTGATTATATGAACCTGCTTCTGTTTGAAGAGTCATATAGTCTTTAGCTTTTCCTTGCTTAGTAGTAATTACTACAGCTCCTCCAGCAGTATTATCTCCGTAGATTACAGATGCCCCACTTGGGATTATCTCTATCTTCTCTACAGTTTCAATAGGAATATTATATAGATTAAACCCAGACATATCCATATTATTCATCTTTATACCATCAACAATAATAGCTGTATTTTGTACTGCAGTTGCTCCCTGTCCACGGATATCGATTACTCCTGCTTTCCCTGTACCTTCACTTACTTTTACTCCGGGAACTGATTTTACAGCTTCTACTACATTTTTAGCTCCGCTTTCTTTAATATCCTGTGCAGTAACTATGGTAATATTTTTAGGTGTGTCCCTTATTGTATTCTCAAACCCGTCTCCGGATATAGTTGTTTCCTCTAATCTTATTACTCCGCTCTCTTCAAAAAACTGATCCTCATTTAAA
Encoded here:
- a CDS encoding TonB-dependent receptor; this translates as MIKRAGVLALILACTVYANDLNEDQFFEESGVIRLEETTISGDGFENTIRDTPKNITIVTAQDIKESGAKNVVEAVKSVPGVKVSEGTGKAGVIDIRGQGATAVQNTAIIVDGIKMNNMDMSGFNLYNIPIETVEKIEIIPSGASVIYGDNTAGGAVVITTKQGKAKDYMTLQTEAGSYNQLDSGFGFGTTAGKFKIFGNAARKNTDGYRENGFLKSDDVMIGTKYQINDANSLTLKYDYHKDYMGFPGSLNEDEVKENPKQTNSSDDWGKNETHRFDLGYNYKKDNLEITNNMNYYIKNYNSFYGFDNDTANISNYFKLKYNTDKNKFITGFDISSGKLEENAYWNPPSSWTKKESYGLFIHDTYSITNKLDLIAGGRYQYTEFDYNGITTEDENYNNYAHELALNYKYSDTGSTFVSWSTDFRTPATDELTYTNPNKNFKPQTGQNLEIGVKDYIWDTYISSSLFYKRVENEIYLDASDKSGGYYGSNVNYEDPNKKIGFELLAEKKFMKKLTLTTSYSYLQSEIDGGEDKGNKTPGVSENKFSLGAKYDFTEKLKSNLILNYVGEAYAHGDFANEQEKIDAHLTLDLNMSYKINDSFDIYGGIKNLTNEEYYEYAGHKSTTGYYYYPAPERQYYVGFRYTM